The Spirosoma radiotolerans genome has a window encoding:
- a CDS encoding energy transducer TonB, with protein MNRITFDNEDEIRVKSFVGALLINVLLVALLFLVNLSHSVPNPPPIQFVEVNFGTDARGSGRIQTYNKASDSPNPVDVKAADKRPNPKVNTTPRLEKTRVTPSPKVEEAKPAKTATEKPLIASKAESPVTTPERPEPKRAESPKAAVPVERPAPPAPPKKVETVNNDALFKKSSGGGGSNGTVGKASGTGGNNNGDDASGVGDKGNPNGKINAKEFYGTPGGSSSGVAFDVSGWSMASRPSVNDDSDETGKIVFKITVDDGGDITRIQQLQSTVSPSVAEVYRKAVQRLRLRPKGGATPPTATGTITFIIKSKD; from the coding sequence ATGAACCGTATCACCTTTGACAACGAGGATGAAATTCGGGTAAAGTCCTTTGTCGGTGCCTTACTCATCAATGTCCTCCTGGTGGCCCTGCTGTTCCTGGTCAACCTCTCCCATTCGGTTCCCAATCCGCCCCCCATTCAGTTTGTCGAAGTTAACTTCGGCACCGATGCCCGGGGGAGTGGTCGGATTCAGACGTATAATAAAGCGTCGGATTCGCCCAATCCGGTTGATGTGAAAGCGGCTGACAAGCGCCCCAATCCAAAAGTAAACACGACACCCCGGCTCGAAAAGACCCGGGTTACCCCGTCGCCTAAAGTGGAGGAGGCTAAACCAGCCAAAACGGCTACGGAGAAGCCACTGATTGCCAGCAAAGCCGAAAGCCCCGTCACGACGCCTGAACGGCCCGAGCCCAAGCGGGCGGAATCGCCCAAAGCAGCCGTCCCGGTAGAACGGCCGGCTCCACCGGCCCCGCCTAAAAAAGTGGAGACCGTCAACAACGATGCCCTGTTCAAGAAATCATCGGGTGGGGGTGGTTCGAATGGCACCGTGGGTAAAGCCTCGGGGACCGGAGGGAATAACAATGGCGACGATGCCAGTGGTGTTGGCGACAAGGGAAATCCCAATGGCAAAATCAACGCCAAGGAGTTTTACGGAACCCCCGGTGGATCGTCATCCGGAGTAGCCTTCGACGTGTCGGGCTGGTCGATGGCGAGTCGCCCCAGCGTGAATGACGACTCTGACGAGACCGGCAAGATTGTGTTTAAGATTACGGTGGATGATGGGGGCGACATAACCCGGATTCAACAATTGCAAAGTACCGTTAGCCCATCTGTTGCGGAGGTCTACCGCAAAGCGGTGCAGCGGCTCCGGCTGCGTCCGAAAGGGGGCGCCACGCCACCCACAGCCACTGGTACGATTACCTTTATCATTAAGTCTAAAGATTAA
- a CDS encoding nitrite/sulfite reductase, producing the protein MAIQLTDNVSPAARRDILDLEQKISSFRAGDIADEAFRKFRLTRGVYGQRQPGVQMIRIKLPHGRITADQLVRIADLSDKYATGNLHATTRQDIQLHFVKLADSPQLWAELEDAGITLKEACGNTVRNVTGSARAGIDPLEPFDITAHAYHIFDYFLRNPICQDMGRKFKISLSSSEKDSAYGYMHDVGLVARIQDGKRGFKVMLGGGLGAQPFSAQTAYEFLEEDRVIPFIEGVIRVFDRYGERQKRHKARMKYLLNDIGLDELLRRVEAETPALKNKTVEVNDLPASVGELYPDRSEVSNYQPNVGPASSENPRFTTWFRTNVFEQKQPGWYAVQLRVLLGDMHSDTARALAAIVKQYAADDIRVTVNQGYLLRFIRPEDLPAVFEALDALGLANPGFDTTADITTCPGTDTCNLAISSSYGITRALESMMHDEFPDLVFNDDIKIKISGCMNGCGQHSVANIGYHGSSLKNGAYVLPALQVLLGGGFNGKGEGLIADKVIKIPAKRGPDSLRYLLRDFEANAFDGEYYSDYYARQGKNYFYQLLKPLADLKTLVDSDYIDWDHTEQYVTEVGVGECASVLIDLVATTLTEAAEKLGWAREALAEGRWADALYHAYNVFITGARAALMSHDMPTNTQHGIVSDFDKTFVGSPSQGEPGFHRAEGDFKHLVFSINKEEPSAEFATRFLAQADAFLQTVQAHREKQLEREGAPELQELTQAQDS; encoded by the coding sequence ATGGCGATTCAACTGACCGATAATGTTAGCCCGGCCGCTCGGCGCGATATTCTGGATCTGGAACAAAAAATCAGTTCCTTTCGCGCGGGCGATATAGCCGATGAGGCCTTCCGTAAGTTTCGGCTCACGCGGGGCGTATATGGCCAGCGGCAACCGGGGGTTCAGATGATTCGGATTAAGCTGCCCCACGGTCGCATTACGGCGGATCAACTGGTGCGTATTGCCGACCTGTCGGATAAATACGCAACGGGAAATCTCCATGCCACTACCCGGCAGGATATCCAGTTGCACTTCGTCAAACTGGCCGACTCGCCCCAACTCTGGGCCGAACTCGAAGATGCGGGAATTACTCTGAAAGAAGCCTGCGGAAACACGGTTCGCAATGTGACGGGCTCAGCGCGGGCGGGCATTGACCCGCTGGAGCCGTTCGATATTACGGCCCACGCCTATCACATCTTCGATTACTTCCTGCGCAACCCAATTTGCCAGGATATGGGCCGAAAATTCAAGATCTCTCTCTCCTCCAGCGAAAAGGATTCTGCTTACGGCTATATGCACGATGTGGGTCTGGTCGCACGCATACAGGACGGAAAACGAGGCTTTAAGGTGATGCTGGGCGGTGGCCTGGGCGCACAGCCGTTTTCCGCCCAAACGGCCTATGAGTTTCTGGAAGAAGATCGGGTGATCCCCTTTATTGAAGGAGTTATTCGGGTATTTGATCGCTATGGCGAGCGTCAGAAACGTCATAAAGCCCGCATGAAGTACCTGCTCAATGACATTGGGCTGGACGAACTGCTGCGTCGGGTCGAAGCCGAAACGCCCGCCTTAAAGAATAAAACAGTTGAGGTGAACGATTTACCAGCTTCCGTAGGTGAGCTGTACCCGGATCGCTCCGAAGTAAGCAACTACCAACCGAACGTCGGACCGGCATCGTCCGAAAACCCCAGGTTTACGACCTGGTTCAGAACCAACGTCTTCGAGCAGAAACAGCCTGGTTGGTATGCTGTGCAGTTGCGGGTGTTGCTGGGCGACATGCATTCGGATACGGCACGGGCGTTAGCCGCCATCGTGAAGCAATACGCTGCCGATGACATTCGGGTAACGGTCAATCAGGGCTACCTGTTGCGGTTTATCCGCCCCGAGGATCTGCCCGCCGTTTTCGAGGCTCTGGACGCATTAGGGCTGGCCAATCCGGGTTTCGATACAACCGCCGATATTACGACCTGCCCCGGTACGGATACCTGTAACCTGGCCATTTCGAGCAGTTACGGGATTACCCGGGCGCTGGAAAGTATGATGCACGACGAGTTTCCCGATCTGGTCTTCAACGACGACATCAAGATCAAGATTTCGGGTTGCATGAACGGCTGTGGACAGCACTCTGTCGCCAACATTGGCTACCACGGCTCCTCCCTTAAGAATGGGGCTTATGTACTTCCGGCTTTACAGGTGTTACTGGGCGGTGGCTTTAATGGAAAAGGCGAAGGCTTGATTGCCGACAAAGTCATTAAGATTCCGGCCAAACGCGGGCCCGATTCGCTGCGGTATCTACTCCGCGATTTCGAAGCCAATGCGTTCGATGGGGAATACTACAGCGATTATTACGCCCGGCAGGGGAAGAACTATTTTTACCAGTTACTGAAACCCCTCGCGGACCTGAAAACCCTCGTCGACAGTGATTACATCGACTGGGACCATACCGAGCAGTATGTGACGGAAGTTGGGGTGGGCGAATGTGCCAGTGTACTCATCGACCTGGTGGCCACCACCTTAACCGAAGCTGCTGAAAAACTGGGCTGGGCTCGGGAAGCACTGGCCGAAGGCCGGTGGGCCGATGCTCTCTACCATGCCTACAACGTATTCATTACCGGTGCCCGGGCTGCGTTGATGAGCCACGACATGCCAACCAATACCCAGCACGGGATTGTCAGTGATTTTGACAAAACCTTTGTAGGCAGTCCGTCGCAGGGCGAACCAGGTTTCCACCGGGCAGAAGGTGATTTCAAACATCTGGTGTTCAGCATAAACAAAGAAGAACCGTCAGCAGAGTTTGCTACTCGGTTCCTGGCCCAGGCTGATGCGTTCCTGCAAACCGTGCAGGCCCATCGCGAAAAGCAGCTGGAGCGGGAAGGCGCTCCCGAACTTCAGGAGTTGACTCAGGCACAAGACAGTTAG
- the menD gene encoding 2-succinyl-5-enolpyruvyl-6-hydroxy-3-cyclohexene-1-carboxylic-acid synthase, giving the protein MPILQPIVNIAELLYRKGITDVVVSPGSRSAPLTLAVARHPHLRVRVMADERSAGFVALGMAMQSRRPVAVICTSGSAVYNLAPAVVEAFFGQVPLLLLTADRPHEWLYQQDGQTINQVGIFGSHVKRSYDLPADYTHPDTRWFIDRCVNEAVNLSQWHPAGPVHINVPLREPFYPGSDEPFLAEPVRVIDTCPTELTLPTDTWRDLMTEWEQSERTLIAVGQIPYDPALLAVLRKLSDDMGIPVVGEIVSQIARNEVFITRSDTFLSGLDEQTGQSLQPTLLLTIGNSFLTRNLKTFLRQFPAHRHWHIQPATDRINDSLQSLTKLIPADPLSFLEKLYSDLDYQRFLRGDDDDEPHAFLHRWQTLDRQATRLIEKTLRPASGQLTDWSAVQVILEHLPEQSLLHLANSMPVRYANLCGLAEEKQIRVSANRGVSGIDGCLSTAVGAALMSDKLVTLLIGDVAFFYDRNALWSAPVPPNLRIVLLNNDSGHIFRMIDGPGRQPELETYFETPHGYTAQNTADDAKLVYTHCDALDTLTTLLPDFFQTSPSARLLEITTDKRVNQDQFVAYKMQIRNLQANKAN; this is encoded by the coding sequence ATGCCCATTCTTCAACCCATTGTCAATATTGCCGAACTTCTCTACCGGAAAGGCATTACCGATGTCGTTGTCTCCCCAGGCTCGCGCTCGGCCCCACTGACCCTGGCGGTAGCACGGCATCCTCACCTCCGGGTTCGGGTAATGGCCGATGAACGATCCGCCGGCTTTGTTGCCCTGGGTATGGCGATGCAATCCAGGCGGCCGGTAGCGGTGATCTGTACGTCGGGAAGTGCGGTCTATAATCTGGCCCCGGCGGTGGTCGAAGCTTTTTTCGGGCAGGTTCCCCTCCTGCTCCTTACCGCCGACCGCCCCCATGAGTGGCTTTATCAACAGGATGGGCAGACCATTAACCAGGTGGGTATCTTTGGCTCGCACGTGAAGCGCAGTTACGATCTTCCCGCCGACTATACCCACCCGGACACCCGCTGGTTTATCGACCGCTGCGTTAATGAAGCCGTCAATTTAAGCCAGTGGCATCCAGCCGGACCGGTCCACATCAATGTGCCTCTGCGGGAACCGTTCTACCCCGGCTCCGATGAACCGTTTCTGGCGGAGCCCGTCCGGGTCATCGATACCTGCCCGACCGAGCTTACCCTGCCGACCGACACCTGGCGCGACCTGATGACGGAGTGGGAACAGAGTGAGCGGACGCTCATTGCGGTGGGTCAGATTCCCTATGATCCGGCCCTGCTGGCTGTTCTGCGGAAACTGAGTGACGACATGGGGATTCCGGTTGTGGGGGAAATCGTCAGTCAGATTGCCCGCAACGAGGTGTTCATTACCCGGTCCGATACGTTCCTGTCTGGCCTGGATGAGCAAACCGGCCAGTCGCTCCAGCCGACTTTACTCCTTACGATTGGCAACTCGTTTCTAACCCGAAACCTGAAAACATTTCTCCGGCAGTTTCCGGCGCACCGACACTGGCACATTCAGCCCGCCACGGACCGGATCAATGATTCGTTGCAGAGCCTGACGAAGCTTATCCCCGCTGACCCGCTGTCTTTCCTGGAGAAACTCTACTCCGACCTGGACTACCAGCGATTTTTACGGGGCGATGACGACGACGAACCGCATGCGTTCCTGCATCGCTGGCAAACCCTTGATCGGCAGGCGACCCGACTCATTGAAAAAACGCTTCGACCCGCTTCTGGCCAGCTGACCGATTGGTCGGCGGTACAGGTTATTCTGGAACACCTGCCTGAACAGTCTCTGCTTCACCTGGCCAATAGTATGCCCGTGCGGTATGCTAACCTCTGCGGACTGGCCGAAGAAAAACAGATTCGGGTGTCTGCCAACCGAGGGGTCAGTGGCATTGACGGCTGTCTAAGCACCGCCGTTGGGGCTGCGCTGATGAGCGATAAACTGGTTACCCTGCTGATTGGCGATGTGGCATTTTTCTATGACCGCAATGCCCTCTGGTCGGCCCCCGTGCCGCCAAACCTGCGCATTGTCTTACTAAACAACGACAGCGGACATATCTTTCGAATGATTGACGGACCAGGCCGCCAACCCGAGCTGGAAACCTATTTTGAAACCCCGCACGGGTATACAGCCCAAAACACGGCCGATGATGCGAAACTGGTGTATACCCATTGTGACGCGCTCGACACGCTCACCACCCTCCTCCCCGACTTCTTCCAGACCAGTCCCTCAGCCAGGCTACTGGAAATCACGACGGATAAACGAGTGAATCAGGACCAGTTTGTGGCTTACAAAATGCAGATACGAAACCTACAGGCAAACAAAGCAAACTAA
- a CDS encoding tetratricopeptide repeat protein → MMTTVLFFSGWLGGATGMDRRARVVSWLAVSLVGLLLNSSCKNDATDEAAQFFLKGNVQLQKREYKEAIRFYSEAISKKPDFADAYNNRGLAKFRDDDREGALADYTRAIQIDPDFETAYFNRAEVLLETGDAAGSVTDLQHIEKRYRDSTFYQTRLADAYVRLNNPAQAQVAYDKALQLNPDNVEALTNRAAFYYSQKAYDQASQDIKRALALNPRQDAALNNQSLLLAHAGNVTEALAYVDRALAVQPRQPYYLNNKAYLLLKLNRPADALPLVRESLQRDSQNAWAHRTLGLYYLGQKQAAPALNSFRQAEKLDASVDQLYSYIGTAEQALGHSAEACDAWRLGELAGDEQAKRERALHCR, encoded by the coding sequence ATGATGACTACTGTATTATTTTTCTCAGGGTGGCTCGGCGGGGCAACGGGAATGGATCGACGCGCCCGCGTGGTTAGCTGGCTGGCCGTTAGTCTGGTTGGCTTGCTCCTCAATTCATCCTGTAAAAACGATGCGACCGATGAAGCTGCCCAGTTTTTCCTGAAAGGGAATGTGCAGCTCCAAAAACGCGAATATAAAGAGGCTATCCGATTTTATTCCGAAGCCATCAGTAAAAAGCCAGACTTTGCCGATGCCTATAACAACCGGGGGTTGGCTAAATTCCGGGACGATGATCGGGAGGGGGCCCTGGCTGACTATACCCGCGCCATCCAGATCGACCCCGATTTTGAGACGGCTTACTTCAACCGGGCCGAGGTGTTGCTGGAAACCGGGGATGCCGCCGGGAGTGTAACGGATTTGCAACATATAGAAAAACGCTATCGGGATTCGACCTTTTACCAGACTCGGCTGGCCGATGCCTACGTCCGGCTCAACAACCCGGCGCAGGCACAGGTCGCTTACGATAAGGCCCTCCAGCTGAATCCGGACAATGTCGAAGCCCTGACGAATCGGGCGGCTTTCTATTATAGCCAGAAAGCCTATGACCAGGCAAGTCAGGATATTAAGCGGGCTCTGGCGCTCAACCCGAGACAGGATGCGGCCCTCAACAACCAGAGTTTACTGCTGGCGCATGCAGGTAACGTCACGGAAGCCTTGGCGTATGTAGACCGGGCGCTGGCGGTACAACCTCGTCAGCCTTATTACCTCAACAATAAGGCGTACCTGCTGCTCAAACTAAACCGTCCGGCCGATGCCCTGCCACTGGTCCGGGAATCCCTTCAGCGGGATAGCCAGAATGCCTGGGCGCACCGAACCCTGGGATTGTACTACCTCGGCCAAAAGCAGGCGGCTCCGGCACTCAACTCCTTTCGCCAGGCTGAAAAACTGGACGCATCGGTCGATCAGCTCTATTCTTACATCGGTACGGCCGAACAGGCACTCGGCCATTCGGCGGAAGCCTGTGATGCCTGGCGCCTGGGCGAGCTGGCTGGTGATGAGCAGGCGAAACGCGAACGGGCTTTGCACTGTCGGTAA
- a CDS encoding sensor histidine kinase, with product MEEVYKFFQRLTDVSDWPPRWLCGRWTDFHGWLYILSDLTIWLAYMAIPLILIRFIFVKKGVPLSGVFVLFGAFILLCGLTHLLDAVMFWWPAYRINALIRFLTAGVSIATVIALIRYFDEAVGLRTSGEYDRELAFRQQAMQELSRSNEELQQFAYIASHDLQSPLKTIVNYLSLLENKHQQQLDPEALKLIHVSTAAAERMRVLIHDLLDFSRVGTEIDFEQVDLNEVLAEVVEDQQTEIRSTGATIDIGPLPAIRAHRTDLKQVFQNLLSNGLKYRRTGVAPHIQIRAVDEGNQFRFTVRDNGIGIEAKYYDRVFQIFQRLHGRNEYPGTGIGLATCKKVIDIYGGQIGLDSTVGVGTTFFVVIPKVIKTSQHYAQAHSLYPTH from the coding sequence ATGGAAGAAGTATACAAGTTTTTTCAACGACTTACGGATGTTAGCGACTGGCCTCCCCGTTGGCTATGTGGTCGGTGGACAGACTTTCACGGCTGGCTGTATATCCTGTCCGACTTAACCATCTGGTTAGCCTACATGGCGATCCCGCTCATCCTGATTCGGTTTATATTCGTTAAGAAAGGGGTGCCTCTGTCGGGCGTTTTTGTCCTGTTCGGCGCGTTCATTTTATTGTGTGGCCTTACTCACCTACTGGATGCCGTCATGTTCTGGTGGCCAGCCTACCGCATTAATGCGCTCATCCGATTTTTGACGGCGGGCGTGTCGATTGCTACGGTTATCGCCCTGATCCGGTATTTTGACGAAGCCGTTGGGTTACGCACGTCCGGGGAGTATGACCGCGAACTCGCTTTCCGGCAGCAGGCCATGCAGGAGTTATCCCGATCGAATGAAGAGTTACAGCAATTTGCCTATATAGCCTCCCACGACTTACAATCTCCCCTAAAAACGATCGTCAACTATTTGTCGTTACTGGAAAACAAACACCAGCAACAACTCGATCCGGAAGCGCTCAAACTGATTCATGTATCGACCGCTGCCGCCGAACGAATGCGGGTACTCATCCATGATCTGCTGGATTTTTCGCGGGTGGGAACTGAGATCGACTTTGAACAGGTCGACCTGAACGAGGTCCTGGCAGAGGTCGTAGAAGACCAGCAAACGGAAATTCGGTCGACAGGGGCTACCATCGACATCGGCCCCCTTCCTGCCATCAGGGCTCATCGTACCGATCTCAAACAGGTTTTTCAGAATTTACTTAGCAATGGGTTGAAATACAGACGAACGGGCGTGGCCCCGCATATCCAAATCAGAGCCGTCGATGAGGGGAATCAATTTCGGTTTACCGTACGGGATAATGGCATTGGGATCGAAGCGAAATACTACGACCGGGTCTTCCAGATTTTCCAGCGGCTACACGGCCGAAATGAGTACCCGGGTACGGGCATTGGCCTGGCCACCTGCAAGAAAGTAATCGATATTTACGGCGGTCAGATTGGCCTCGACAGTACGGTTGGCGTTGGTACAACTTTTTTTGTCGTTATTCCTAAGGTTATTAAAACGAGTCAGCACTATGCCCAGGCCCATTCACTGTATCCTACTCATTGA
- a CDS encoding response regulator, which produces MPRPIHCILLIDDDPDDNFIHQLIIDESDQCDQVRVVTSGTQALTYLQETSHPEYSKPDVLFVDINMPGMNGFEFLAEYQQLDAPLKGQVVVVMLTTSISMLDRQRANALPEINMFRSKPLTTTLLNELVATYFS; this is translated from the coding sequence ATGCCCAGGCCCATTCACTGTATCCTACTCATTGACGATGACCCGGATGACAACTTCATTCACCAACTGATTATTGACGAGTCGGATCAGTGCGATCAGGTTCGGGTGGTAACCAGTGGCACCCAGGCATTGACGTACTTACAGGAAACCAGCCATCCCGAATACAGTAAACCGGATGTCCTGTTTGTCGATATTAATATGCCGGGTATGAATGGCTTCGAGTTTTTGGCCGAGTATCAACAGCTCGATGCACCCTTAAAAGGACAGGTGGTTGTCGTGATGCTCACCACGTCGATCAGTATGCTGGATCGGCAACGGGCAAATGCTTTACCCGAAATAAATATGTTCCGGTCCAAACCCCTCACCACTACGCTACTCAACGAACTGGTAGCTACCTATTTTTCATGA
- a CDS encoding CheR family methyltransferase produces MSQPDIRKQQPQTPPVPIVAIGASAGGLEAMSSLLQHLSPTTGLVFMYIQHIGPTHIGQLSDILSRLTEMPVREARNQTPIKANHLYIIPPDQLVEVIDGVLVLKSRRRPSDHLLPIDQFFGSLAERYRAASIGILLSGMANDGTLGLKAIKSAGGITFAQDESAKFQGMLKSAIHEGVVDKVLSLQDIAQEIEWFSHQKGLFQQTAMTEPEEEIPLPIEPNTDSEDLGALLKLLRKTIGIDFSHYKMATIWRRVVRRMAIYKLPTLREYTEYLRKHPAEGGLLYNDLLINVTSFFRDTETMDYLRQVLFPQLLQAKSPYEPFRLWVSACSTGEEVYSLAIMIQEVLEEQELHLPIQIFATDLSERVIAKARLGHYASSQLTGVSPKRLKRFFTKDEEGYRINKGIRDLCVFATHNVFADPPFSRIDLISCRNLLIYTDNSLQRKAIATFHYALNPTGYLLLGKAETVGSSTGLFAQVVKNHKIYLRKNNGVRSVMPMVEPPDRSRTRLAQTMTPKPGEERLPASSTIMDPFTTDQPTQLVRTKAFERASLPNVSMLTPGHPDDLDFRVDELLSQYTPASVVVNKDMEIIRFRGATSLFLEPAPGKVNFNLLKMARPELVFDLRSIISKANKTGQAVSKTGLQILVRQQTYHVAINAVPFQSQNQEQFTLVFFEEITLGVLPPTAPAQLRNRRIKQLEEELATLRDDMRSMLEEQEASREELQSANEEIISSNEELQSINEELETSKEEIQSNNEELQTINQELQISNDQLSEAYDYSDAIFGAIRETVIILDKDLRIRSANRAFYKTFKLEPEDAISRLLYELSNREWDIPALRKLLEQVINENTIVQGYELTHYFPELGEKVLRLNARKVIRLQGQAAILLAIEDITQHKQVERLLEFLQSIITHAPVSIRLFRSVRNERGNIVDFQLVPLTGEVGQWDKQSAEDLYKNSYKALYSDTEQSALFSHYIQVVETGTPLQLEVPVEQGEQPGWHLVSANRFNDGFLLVTSDITDRKNA; encoded by the coding sequence ATGAGTCAGCCAGATATCCGCAAACAGCAGCCCCAAACCCCGCCAGTCCCCATCGTTGCCATCGGCGCGTCGGCAGGTGGCCTGGAGGCTATGTCCAGTCTGTTGCAACACCTGTCGCCAACGACAGGGCTGGTTTTTATGTATATTCAACACATTGGCCCCACGCATATCGGGCAGCTGTCGGATATACTGAGCCGGTTAACTGAAATGCCCGTTCGGGAAGCGAGAAACCAAACCCCCATCAAGGCGAATCACCTCTATATTATCCCCCCGGACCAGTTGGTGGAAGTAATTGACGGAGTACTGGTGCTGAAATCCCGTCGACGGCCATCCGACCATCTTCTCCCGATCGATCAGTTTTTCGGTTCACTGGCCGAACGTTACCGGGCTGCATCCATTGGCATCCTCCTCTCCGGCATGGCCAATGATGGAACGCTTGGGTTGAAGGCCATCAAATCGGCCGGAGGAATCACCTTTGCCCAGGACGAATCGGCCAAGTTTCAGGGTATGCTCAAATCAGCTATCCACGAAGGGGTTGTCGACAAGGTCCTTTCCTTGCAGGACATAGCCCAGGAGATTGAGTGGTTTAGCCACCAGAAAGGCCTGTTTCAGCAAACGGCCATGACAGAACCGGAAGAAGAGATTCCATTGCCAATAGAACCCAATACCGATAGCGAGGACCTGGGTGCCCTGTTAAAGCTGCTCCGCAAAACAATTGGGATCGACTTTAGTCACTATAAAATGGCCACGATCTGGCGTCGGGTCGTCCGGCGCATGGCGATCTATAAATTACCCACTCTCCGGGAATACACCGAATACCTTCGGAAACATCCGGCGGAAGGTGGGTTGCTGTACAACGACCTGCTGATCAACGTCACCAGTTTTTTTCGGGATACCGAAACAATGGATTACCTACGGCAGGTCCTGTTCCCCCAGTTGCTCCAGGCCAAATCGCCCTATGAACCGTTTCGGTTGTGGGTGTCAGCCTGCTCCACGGGCGAGGAAGTGTATTCGTTGGCCATTATGATCCAGGAAGTGCTTGAGGAACAGGAGCTTCACCTCCCCATTCAGATTTTTGCCACGGATCTGAGTGAGCGGGTCATTGCCAAGGCCCGGCTCGGGCATTACGCCAGCAGTCAGTTGACCGGGGTTTCTCCTAAACGGCTGAAGCGTTTTTTTACGAAGGATGAGGAGGGTTACCGGATCAACAAAGGGATTCGCGACCTCTGCGTCTTTGCCACTCACAATGTCTTTGCCGATCCGCCCTTTTCCCGGATCGACCTGATCAGTTGCCGCAACCTATTGATCTATACCGACAATAGTTTACAGCGAAAGGCCATTGCGACCTTCCACTATGCGCTCAATCCGACGGGGTATTTATTGTTAGGGAAAGCCGAAACAGTTGGATCATCGACCGGCCTGTTTGCTCAGGTAGTTAAAAACCACAAAATTTACCTGCGCAAAAATAACGGAGTTCGGTCGGTGATGCCCATGGTCGAGCCACCCGATCGAAGCAGGACTAGGTTGGCTCAAACCATGACGCCCAAACCGGGCGAAGAGCGGTTGCCCGCTTCATCAACCATCATGGATCCGTTCACGACGGATCAACCAACCCAACTCGTTCGAACGAAAGCGTTCGAACGAGCTTCGCTACCCAATGTTTCTATGCTAACACCTGGTCATCCGGACGATTTGGACTTTCGGGTCGATGAATTGTTGAGTCAGTACACGCCAGCCTCCGTTGTGGTCAACAAGGATATGGAAATTATTCGGTTCCGGGGAGCAACCAGCCTGTTTCTGGAACCAGCGCCGGGTAAAGTCAATTTCAATCTGCTGAAGATGGCCCGGCCTGAACTGGTCTTCGATTTACGAAGCATCATCAGCAAAGCCAACAAAACCGGCCAGGCCGTTTCCAAAACCGGTTTGCAGATTCTGGTTCGGCAGCAGACCTACCACGTGGCCATTAACGCCGTTCCGTTTCAATCCCAGAATCAGGAACAATTTACGCTGGTTTTTTTCGAGGAGATTACGCTGGGGGTGCTCCCCCCGACGGCCCCGGCCCAGTTGCGTAACCGACGAATAAAACAGCTGGAAGAAGAACTGGCTACCCTCCGCGATGACATGCGGTCGATGCTCGAAGAACAGGAAGCAAGCCGGGAGGAGCTCCAGTCAGCCAATGAAGAAATTATCAGTTCCAACGAAGAGTTACAGAGCATCAACGAGGAGCTGGAAACCAGTAAGGAGGAAATCCAGTCCAATAACGAGGAACTACAGACGATTAACCAGGAGTTACAGATCAGCAACGATCAGTTGTCGGAAGCCTACGATTATTCTGATGCGATTTTCGGGGCGATCCGCGAAACGGTGATTATCCTGGATAAAGACCTTCGGATACGCAGTGCCAACCGGGCGTTTTATAAAACCTTTAAACTTGAACCCGAAGACGCCATCAGCCGCCTGCTCTACGAACTGAGTAATCGGGAATGGGATATTCCGGCCTTGCGAAAGCTGCTCGAACAGGTTATCAATGAAAATACAATCGTCCAGGGTTATGAATTAACCCATTACTTTCCCGAACTGGGAGAGAAAGTCCTTCGGCTTAACGCCCGCAAGGTGATTCGGCTTCAGGGACAGGCGGCCATTCTATTGGCCATCGAAGACATTACCCAGCATAAGCAGGTAGAGCGCCTGCTGGAGTTTTTGCAGAGCATCATCACCCATGCCCCCGTGTCGATCCGGTTGTTCCGATCCGTCCGGAATGAGCGCGGAAATATCGTTGATTTTCAGTTGGTTCCATTGACCGGTGAAGTCGGTCAGTGGGATAAGCAGTCGGCGGAAGACCTCTATAAAAACAGCTATAAAGCGCTTTACAGTGATACCGAGCAAAGTGCCCTGTTTTCACACTATATCCAGGTCGTTGAAACCGGTACCCCGCTCCAACTGGAAGTGCCTGTTGAACAGGGTGAACAGCCGGGCTGGCATCTGGTCTCGGCCAATCGGTTCAACGATGGATTTCTGCTGGTTACGTCCGACATTACTGACAGGAAGAATGCATAA